From the Kogia breviceps isolate mKogBre1 chromosome 3, mKogBre1 haplotype 1, whole genome shotgun sequence genome, one window contains:
- the LTB4R gene encoding LOW QUALITY PROTEIN: leukotriene B4 receptor 1 (The sequence of the model RefSeq protein was modified relative to this genomic sequence to represent the inferred CDS: inserted 2 bases in 2 codons; deleted 1 base in 1 codon; substituted 1 base at 1 genomic stop codon), translating into MATNTTSPEAPSLPGVMLISLLVIIVLSVALAVGLPGNSFVVWSILVEMRKCSVTALLVLHLALANLAVLLTAPFFLYYTAQGTWTFGLAGCRLFHYVCEVSMYASVLLITAMSPDRSLAVALPSVSQKLXTKTVAWRVLAGIWVVSVLLATPVILYRKVMLGPDNRSLVSFPEYPSEAHRALHLFFEVVTGFLPPFLAVVASYSDIWRRLWVRRFRRSRCTGRLLAFIILAFAAFWLPYRVVNLAEAVRALAGXDNGVPAESQRLRLARKRSERWPSXASSVNPVLYACAAGSLLRSAGVAFVAKLLEGIGSEASSSRRGGILAQTVRAPPASPEPGPGQSLTASTTLSRERSEVN; encoded by the exons ATGGCCACAAACACTACATCTCCTGAAGCACCCTCCTTACCAGGTGTCATGTTGATCTCTCTGCTGGTTATCATTGTACTGTCAGTGGCACTGGCTGTGGGGCTGCCTGGCAACAGCTTTGTGGTGTGGAGCATCCTGGTAGAGATGCGGAAGTGCTCTGTCACTGCCCTGCTGGTGCTACACTTGGCCCTGGCCAACTTGGCCGTATTGCTCACTGCCCCCTTTTTCCTCTACTACACGGCCCAAGGCACCTGGACTTTTGGACTGGCTGGCTGCCGCCTGTTCCACTATGTCTGCGAAGTCAGCATGTATGCCAGCGTCCTGCTTATCACAGCCATGAGCCCGGACCGCTCACTGGCGGTGGCCCTCCCCTCTGTGTCCCAGAAAC TCACCAAGACAGTTGCCTGGCGGGTGCTAGCAGGCATCTGGGTGGTGTCTGTCCTGCTGGCCACGCCCGTCATCTTATACCGCAAGGTGATGTTGGGACCGGACAACAGGAGCCTGGTCTCCTTCCCGGAGTACCCCAGCGAAGCACATAGGGCTCTCCATCTGTTCTTTGAGGTGGTCACCGGCTTCCTGCCGCCCTTCCTGGCCGTGGTGGCCAGCTATTCCGACATCTGGCGCCGGCTGTGGGTCCGGCGCTTTCGCCGCAGCCGCTGCACCGGCCGCCTGCTGGCCTTTATCATCTTGGCCTTCGCTGCCTTCTGGCTGCCCTACCGAGTGGTGAACCTGGCCGAGGCGGTCCGCGCGCTGGCGG AAGACAATGGGGTCCCAGCCGAGAGTCAGCGGCTGCGCCTGGCCCGCAAGCGCTCAGAACGCTGGCCTTCCTGAGCCAGCAGCGTGAACCCCGTGCTGTACGCATGCGCTGCCGGCAGCCTGCTGCGCTCTGCTGGCGTGGCCTTCGTCGCCAAGCTGTTGGAGGGCATCGGCTCCGAGGCGTCCAGCAGCCGCCGCGGGGGCATCCTGGCCCAGACGGTGAGG GCGCCCCCTGCCTCTCCCGAACCTGGGCCGGGCCAAAGCCTCACTGCTTCCACCACCCTCTCGAGAGAGCGAAGCGAAGTCAACTAG
- the LTB4R2 gene encoding leukotriene B4 receptor 2, with product MSVCYGPPGNETLLSWKTSRVTGTAFLLLAALLGLPGNGFVVWSLAGWRPARGRPLAATLVLHLALADGSVLLLTPLFVTFLTRQAWPLGQAGCKAVYYVCALSMYASVLLTGLLSLQRCLAVTRPFLAPRLRSPALARRLLLAVWLAALVLASPAAVYRHLWEDRVCQLCHPSPAHAAAHLSLETLTAFVLPFGLVLGCYGVTLARLRGARWGARRHGARVGRLVGAIVLAFGLLWAPYHAVNLLQALAALAPPEGALARLGGAGQAARAGTTALAFFSSSVNPLLYLFTAGDLLTRAGRRFLTRLFEGSGEARWGGPSRVGSMELRVTPRLKVLGQGRGNGDPGGGAEKDSQG from the coding sequence ATGTCGGTCTGCTACGGTCCCCCGGGGAACGAGACGCTGCTGAGCTGGAAAACCTCGCGGGTCACAGGCACAGCCTTCCTGCTGCTGGCGGCGCTGCTGGGGCTGCCTGGCAACGGCTTCGTGGTGTGGAGCTTGGCGGGCTGGCGGCCCGCAAGGGGGCGACCGCTGGCGGCCACGCTCGTGCTGCACCTGGCGCTGGCTGACGGCTCGGTGCTGCTGCTCACGCCGCTCTTCGTGACCTTCCTGACCCGGCAGGCCTGGCCTCTGGGCCAGGCGGGCTGCAAGGCCGTGTACTACGTGTGCGCGCTCAGCATGTACGCCAGCGTGCTGCTCACCGGCCTGCTCAGCCTGCAGCGCTGCCTCGCCGTCACCCGCCCCTTCCTGGCTCCCCGGCTGCGCAGCCCGGCCCTGGCCCGCCGCCTGCTGCTGGCCGTTTGGCTGGCCGCCCTGGTGCTCGCCAGCCCGGCCGCCGTCTACCGCCACCTCTGGGAGGACCGCGTGTGCCAGCTGTGCCACCCGTCGCCCGCCCACGCCGCCGCCCACCTGAGCCTGGAGACCTTGACCGCCTTCGTGCTGCCCTTCGGGCTGGTGCTCGGCTGCTACGGCGTGACGCTGGCGCGGCTGCGGGGCGCCCGCTGGGGCGCCAGGCGGCACGGGGCGCGGGTGGGCCGGCTGGTGGGCGCCATCGTGCTGGCCTTCGGCTTGCTCTGGGCCCCCTACCACGCTGTCAACTTGCTTCAGGCGCTTGCCGCGCTGGCTCCGCCCGAAGGAGCTTTGGCGAGGCTGGGCGGGGCGGGCCAGGCGGCGCGAGCCGGAACCACGGCTCTGGCCTTTTTCAGCTCCAGCGTCAACCCGCTGCTCTACCTCTTCACCGCCGGGGATCTACTGACCCGGGCGGGTCGCCGCTTCCTCACGCGGCTCTTTGAGGGCTCCGGAGAGGCCCGATGGGGCGGCCCCTCTAGGGTGGGGTCCATGGAGCTCCGAGTTACCCCTCGGCTCAAAGTGCTGGGGCAGGGCCGTGGCAATGGAGAccctgggggcggggcggagaAGGACAGTCAGGGATGA
- the CIDEB gene encoding lipid transferase CIDEB isoform X2, which produces MEYLSALDPRGLLRSVTSMSSDLGRKVWTSAPPPPRPFRVCDHKRATRKGLTAATRRELLDKAREALTLSGVLTLVLEEDGTTVESEDFFQLLEDDTCLMVLELGQSWSPSRSGVLSYGLGREKPKHSKDIARITFDVYKQNPRDLFGSLNIKATFYGLYSMSCDIQGLGPKKILRELLRWASTLLQGLGHMLLGISSTLRHAVEGTERWQRQGRLQPY; this is translated from the exons ATGGAGTACCTCTCTGCCCTGGACCCCAGAGGCCTGCTCAG GTCAGTAACCAGTATGAGCTCCGATTTGGGCCGTAAGGTCTGGACCTCGGCTCCACCACCCCCGCGACCTTTCCGCGTCTGTGATCACAAGCGGGCCACCCGGAAAGGCCTTACAGCTGCCACCCGTCGGGAACTGCTAGACAAG GCACGGGAGGCTCTGACGCTGAGTGGAGTGCTCACACTGGTGCTGGAGGAGGATGGGACCACAGTGGAGAGTGAGGACTTCTTCCAGCTGTTGGAGGATGACACATGCTTGATGGTGCTGGAGTTGGGACAGAGCTGGAGCCCCAGCAGG AGTGGGGTGCTGTCGTATGGCCTGGGCCGggagaagcccaagcacagcaaggACATCGCCCGCATCACCTTCGACGTATACAAGCAAAACCCTCGAGACCTCTTTGGCAGCCTGAACATCAAAGCCACGTTCTACGGGCTCTACTCCATGAGTTGTGACATTCAAGGACTCGGCCCAAAGAAAATACTCAG GGAGCTCCTCCGATGGGCCTCCACACTGCTGCAAGGCCTGGGCCACATGCTGCTGGGAATTTCCTCCACCCTTCGCCATGCAGTGGAAGGGACTGAGCGGTGGCAGCGACAGGGTCGCCTCCAACCCTACTGA
- the CIDEB gene encoding lipid transferase CIDEB isoform X1, translating to MSSDLGRKVWTSAPPPPRPFRVCDHKRATRKGLTAATRRELLDKAREALTLSGVLTLVLEEDGTTVESEDFFQLLEDDTCLMVLELGQSWSPSRSGVLSYGLGREKPKHSKDIARITFDVYKQNPRDLFGSLNIKATFYGLYSMSCDIQGLGPKKILRELLRWASTLLQGLGHMLLGISSTLRHAVEGTERWQRQGRLQPY from the exons ATGAGCTCCGATTTGGGCCGTAAGGTCTGGACCTCGGCTCCACCACCCCCGCGACCTTTCCGCGTCTGTGATCACAAGCGGGCCACCCGGAAAGGCCTTACAGCTGCCACCCGTCGGGAACTGCTAGACAAG GCACGGGAGGCTCTGACGCTGAGTGGAGTGCTCACACTGGTGCTGGAGGAGGATGGGACCACAGTGGAGAGTGAGGACTTCTTCCAGCTGTTGGAGGATGACACATGCTTGATGGTGCTGGAGTTGGGACAGAGCTGGAGCCCCAGCAGG AGTGGGGTGCTGTCGTATGGCCTGGGCCGggagaagcccaagcacagcaaggACATCGCCCGCATCACCTTCGACGTATACAAGCAAAACCCTCGAGACCTCTTTGGCAGCCTGAACATCAAAGCCACGTTCTACGGGCTCTACTCCATGAGTTGTGACATTCAAGGACTCGGCCCAAAGAAAATACTCAG GGAGCTCCTCCGATGGGCCTCCACACTGCTGCAAGGCCTGGGCCACATGCTGCTGGGAATTTCCTCCACCCTTCGCCATGCAGTGGAAGGGACTGAGCGGTGGCAGCGACAGGGTCGCCTCCAACCCTACTGA
- the NOP9 gene encoding nucleolar protein 9 has product MGLGPRSPHQAGRRFPAGGKRGRGGKGSGRPPPGRQRQPCPPPDGRSEPAPDAHPHLSPEALGYFRRALSALKEVPETGEERELMVHNILKEVEAQALALATNRAGSEMLQELLGFSPLKPLCRVWAALRPNLRFVACHRCGVHVLQSALLQLPRLLGSPAEEEEEEDGKDGPLETLEELGLGLAAEVCDDFLFYCGDTHGSFVVRTLLQVLGGTLLESERARHRGSLLPEAQKAPSRECKATDFEVPETFLNCLQNLSSCFLKDIAVFITDKISSFCLQVALQILHRKLPQFCAHLCNAVMGYLSSRNSSADGSPLLLFLRDQTSSRLLEQVLLVLEPPRLQSLFEDHFQGQLQTLAAHPIANFPLQRFLDAITTPELLSRVFEELSPALEAVLAQGHPGVVIALVGACHRVGIHQAQVLQLLLEAFHCAEPSSRQVACVPLFATLMTYEVYYGLVEEEGAVPVEHQVEMATSRDLGEVTVLGSVLLQHLLHFSSPGLILQSLGALTGPQLLTLAQSPAGSHVLDAVLTSSSVTRKQSRWVLKTLKGQYVALACSRHGSRVLDAIWSGAALGARKEIAAELGVRNQELIRDPFGHHVARNVALTTFLKRREAWEQQQGLVAKRRRALNSILED; this is encoded by the exons ATGGGGCTGGGTCCGCGCTCCCCCCACCAGGCGGGGCGCCGGTTCCCAGCTGGCGGCAAAAGAGGGCGCGGAGGCAAGGGCTCGGGGCGCCCACCACCAGGCCGCCAGCGACAACCCTGCCCGCCTCCGGATGGGCGCTCAGAGCCGGCTCCGGATGCGCACCCTCACCTGAGCCCAGAAGCTCTGGGGTATTTCCGCCGGGCGCTATCCGCGCTGAAAGAGGTCCCCGAGACGGGAGAAGAACGAG aGCTGATGGTGCacaatattttgaaagaagtgGAAGCTCAGGCCCTAGCCTTGGCCACAAACAGGGCTGGTAGTGAGATGCTGCAGGAACTGTTGGGGTTCAGTCCCCTGAAACCGCTGTGTCGAGTATGGGCTGCTCTGCGGCCCAACTTGCGCTTTGTGGCCTGTCATCGATGTGGGGTCCATGTATTGCAAAGTGCTTTGCTGCAGCTGCCTCGATTGCTAGGGAGCcctgcagaggaggaggaggaggaggatgggaaggaTGGTCCTTTGGAGACCCTGGAGGAGCTGGGCCTGGGACTAGCCGCTGAGGTGtgtgatgattttcttttctactgTGGAGACACACATGGCAGCTTCGTGGTCAGAACTTTGCTGCAGGTATTGGGAGGGACTCTTCTGGAGTCTGAGAGAGCCAGGCACCGTGGCTCCCTGTTACCTG AAGCACAAAAGGCCCCATCTCGGGAATGTAAGGCAACGGATTTTGAGGTTCCTGAAACCTTCTTGAATTGTCTTCAGAACCTGAGCTCCTGCTTTCTGAAGGACATTGCTG TGTTTATCACTGACAAGATCTCCAGCTTCTGCCTTCAAGTGGCCTTACAGATCTTACACCGCAAGCTGCCCCAGTTTTGTGCCCACCTCTGCAATGCTGTGATGGGCTACCTGAGTAGCCGCAATTCCTCAGCAGATGGCAG TCCCCTACTGCTATTTCTGCGCGATCAGACGAGCTCCAGACTCCTGGAGCAGGTGCTGCTGGTGTTGGAGCCCCCAAGGCTCCAGAGCCTCTTTGAGGATCACTTCCAGGGACAGCTGCAGACCCTGGCTGCACATCCTATTGCTAACTTCCCTTTGCAGCGTTTCCTGGATGCTATCACCACTCCTGAGCTG CTGTCCCGCGTGTTTGAGGAGCTAAGCCCTGCCTTGGAAGCTGTGCTGGCTCAGGGTCACCCAGGGGTAGTCATTGCCCTGGTCGGGGCCTGCCACAGAGTTGGGATCCACCAAGCCCAGGTCCTACAGCTGTTGTTGGAG gCATTCCACTGTGCAGAGCCCTCTTCCCGGCAAGTGGCCTGTGTGCCTCTCTTTGCCACTTTGATGACTTATGAGGTGTACTATGGactggtggaggaggagggggcagtgCCCGTGGAGCACCAG GTAGAAATGGCCACCTCCAGGGACCTGGGGGAAGTGACAGTCCTTGGGTCTGTACTGCTGCAGCATTTGCTGCACTTCTCCAGTCCTGGTCTTATACTTCAAAGTTTGGGTGCCTTGACAGGACCACAGCTTCTGACTCTGGCCCAAAGCCCTGCTGGTTCCCATGTGCTTGATGCTGTCCTGACCAGCTCCTCCGTGACACGCAAGCAGAGTCGCTGGGTGCTGAAGACCCTAAAG GGACAGTATGTGGCTCTGGCCTGTAGTCGCCATGGCAGCCGTGTGCTTGATGCCATCTGGAGTGGGGCAGCCTTGGGGGCCCGGAAGGAAATTGCTGCTGAGCTGG GGGTGCGGAACCAGGAGCTAATAAGGGACCCTTTTGGCCACCATGTAGCTCGAAACGTGGCCCTGACTACCTTCCTGAAGCGGCGAGAGGCTTGGGAACAGCAGCAGGGGCTGGTGGCCAAGCGGAGGCGGGCCTTGAACTCAATACTTGAAGACTAA